A single region of the Opitutus sp. genome encodes:
- a CDS encoding SPFH/Band 7/PHB domain protein produces MSFLSTLILGAIGTFIATPIVLAIGRMFQLWRVLPERTVIVYTFFGKVVGQVDEPGLFLPIMHFGPRALLFPLFGKAYVVSTVIHQAYLRNQLVNSEEGAPMGVGIWFEMFVNNPKAFLFQNSDPIGSLKANVATAIVKQLSNLRLEVLLENRDALSRKVREEVSPTSSQWGFSLGSTYIRKVAFRDKGMIAEIQRKVVNRLRQVTAAMRQAGDNEVAIIHSEADRQAAQRLGQAQAVRPQVVGRALAEIQRVPEVADALFALLDVQATLRSPGKLTLASGDGTGLLLNS; encoded by the coding sequence ATGTCATTTTTATCGACACTTATCCTGGGTGCTATCGGCACCTTCATCGCCACGCCCATCGTGCTCGCCATCGGCCGCATGTTCCAGCTCTGGCGCGTGCTGCCCGAGCGCACGGTGATCGTTTACACCTTCTTCGGCAAAGTCGTCGGCCAGGTCGACGAGCCCGGCCTGTTTCTGCCCATCATGCACTTCGGCCCGCGCGCGCTGCTGTTCCCGCTGTTCGGCAAGGCCTACGTGGTGAGCACGGTGATTCACCAGGCCTACCTGCGTAACCAGTTAGTGAATTCCGAAGAAGGCGCGCCGATGGGCGTGGGCATCTGGTTCGAGATGTTCGTCAACAACCCCAAGGCGTTCCTGTTTCAAAACTCCGACCCGATCGGCTCACTCAAAGCCAACGTCGCCACCGCCATTGTTAAACAGCTCTCCAACCTGCGCCTCGAGGTGCTGCTGGAAAACCGCGATGCGCTTTCACGCAAGGTGCGCGAAGAGGTTTCGCCCACCTCCTCGCAGTGGGGTTTTAGCCTGGGCTCGACCTACATCCGCAAGGTGGCTTTCCGCGACAAGGGCATGATCGCCGAGATTCAGCGCAAGGTGGTCAACCGCCTGCGCCAAGTGACCGCCGCGATGCGCCAAGCCGGCGACAACGAGGTGGCGATTATCCACTCGGAGGCCGACCGCCAGGCTGCGCAGCGGCTCGGCCAGGCGCAAGCGGTGCGGCCGCAAGTGGTGGGCCGGGCGCTGGCGGAGATCCAGCGCGTGCCGGAGGTGGCCGATGCGTTGTTCGCGCTGCTGGATGTGCAGGCGACGCTGCGCAGTCCGGGGAAACTGACGCTGGCGAGCGGAGATGGGACTGGGTTGTTGCTCAATAGCTGA
- the recA gene encoding recombinase RecA produces MSKAAPAKTSSSAPAVLAPDATTRKNVDLAVSAITKQFGEGSIMRLGDNNKMAVETVSTGSLAIDLTLGGKGLPRGRIIEIYGPESSGKTTFCLSVIAEAQRRGGLAAFIDVEHALDPKYARVVGVKLDDLLVSQPDSGEDALNIMETLIRSNAIDVIILDSVAALITKAELDGQMGDMTMGSQARLMSQAMRRLTAVVSKTKCICIFTNQIREKIGVMFGSPETTSGGRALKFFSSIRIDIRRKDQIKTPDGKIIGNRTKLKVVKNKVAPPFTECEFDIMYDEGISASGSLIDLGIEHKILEKKGSWISYQGDLVGQGRDAAKQAVRANPELAAKLTAAIMEKVTVIGGTAVTGAGEAAE; encoded by the coding sequence ATGTCTAAAGCCGCTCCCGCCAAGACCTCCTCGTCCGCCCCCGCCGTCCTCGCCCCCGACGCCACCACCCGCAAGAACGTTGACCTCGCGGTCAGCGCCATCACCAAGCAATTCGGCGAAGGCTCGATCATGCGTTTAGGTGACAATAACAAGATGGCCGTCGAGACCGTCTCAACCGGTTCACTCGCCATCGACCTCACGCTCGGCGGCAAAGGCCTGCCCCGCGGTCGTATCATCGAAATTTACGGGCCGGAATCCTCCGGCAAAACCACCTTCTGCTTAAGCGTCATCGCCGAAGCCCAGCGCCGTGGCGGTCTCGCCGCCTTCATCGACGTCGAACACGCCCTCGACCCGAAATACGCCCGCGTCGTCGGCGTGAAACTCGACGACCTGCTCGTCTCCCAGCCCGACTCCGGCGAAGACGCGCTCAACATCATGGAAACCCTCATTCGCTCCAACGCGATTGATGTCATCATCCTCGACTCGGTCGCCGCCCTCATCACCAAGGCCGAACTCGACGGCCAGATGGGCGACATGACCATGGGCAGCCAAGCCCGCCTGATGTCCCAAGCCATGCGCCGGCTCACCGCCGTGGTCAGCAAGACCAAGTGCATCTGTATTTTCACCAATCAGATCCGTGAAAAGATCGGCGTCATGTTCGGCAGCCCCGAGACCACTTCCGGCGGCCGCGCGCTCAAGTTCTTCTCGTCCATCCGCATCGACATCCGCCGCAAGGACCAGATCAAGACCCCGGACGGCAAGATCATCGGTAACCGCACCAAGCTCAAGGTGGTCAAAAACAAGGTCGCTCCGCCCTTCACCGAGTGCGAATTCGACATCATGTACGACGAGGGCATCTCGGCTTCCGGCTCGCTTATCGACCTCGGTATCGAGCACAAGATTCTGGAGAAAAAGGGTTCGTGGATCTCCTACCAGGGCGACTTGGTCGGCCAGGGCCGCGACGCCGCCAAACAGGCCGTGCGCGCCAACCCCGAGTTGGCCGCCAAACTCACCGCCGCGATCATGGAAAAGGTCACCGTCATCGGTGGCACGGCAGTGACCGGAGCGGGCGAAGCGGCGGAATAA
- a CDS encoding ATP-binding protein — protein MKTEPEKPDLLKDQLKYLKLGYLLRHHGELTAEAAKARCSHAEFLRRLVQAETQDRQIRALERRIQAARFPVKKTVDQFQWDWPKELNEAQVRHLFELGFVKERTNVVFCGGVGLGKTHLASALGYAACQAGYTVLFTTAVDAINALVTAQSLHRLQAELKRYMTPAVLVLDEVGYLPLDKSGADLLFQIVSQRYERGSLIVTTNKAYKHWAGIFNNDAGITAAILDRLLHRAQTVVIEGKSYRMKDRLADEPAS, from the coding sequence ATGAAAACAGAACCCGAAAAACCCGATTTATTAAAAGACCAGCTCAAGTATCTGAAACTCGGTTACCTGTTGCGTCACCACGGCGAACTGACCGCCGAGGCGGCCAAGGCGCGCTGTTCGCACGCCGAATTTTTACGCCGACTGGTGCAGGCCGAGACCCAGGATCGCCAGATCCGGGCGCTGGAGCGGCGCATCCAGGCAGCGCGCTTCCCGGTCAAGAAAACCGTCGACCAGTTCCAGTGGGACTGGCCCAAGGAGTTGAACGAAGCGCAGGTACGCCACCTCTTCGAACTGGGCTTTGTGAAGGAGCGCACCAACGTGGTGTTTTGCGGTGGTGTGGGGCTCGGTAAAACACACCTCGCGAGCGCGTTGGGCTACGCGGCCTGCCAGGCGGGTTACACGGTGCTGTTTACGACGGCGGTGGACGCGATCAACGCCCTGGTCACCGCCCAGTCCCTGCACCGGTTGCAAGCCGAGTTGAAGCGTTACATGACCCCTGCGGTGCTCGTGCTCGATGAGGTCGGCTACCTGCCGCTCGACAAGTCGGGGGCCGACCTGCTCTTCCAGATCGTCAGCCAACGCTACGAACGCGGCTCGCTGATCGTCACCACCAACAAGGCCTACAAACACTGGGCAGGGATCTTTAACAACGACGCTGGCATCACCGCGGCGATCCTGGACCGCCTGCTGCACCGGGCCCAGACCGTCGTCATCGAGGGCAAATCCTACCGCATGAAAGACCGCCTAGCCGACGAACCTGCAAGCTGA
- a CDS encoding SPFH domain-containing protein has translation MDYYSPIESLSGLILGVGLAALLTLLFGVYTIGPTERGVLTTFGRAQRTPGSTAEDPVLAPLLTDEEKQRYNYPCVRVIQPGGPYFKWPWQKLYKVDMTIQTVDITWDPDVRQDSIEAVTKDNLTVQISGQIRWKPCERNLYAYLFGISRPAAHVVGYFISVLRDRIATFHGEAAEGAVEGVSINDLRRNLSLINSFMEDACRKTAARYGIDLDAALITNIDPPSDVDEALASINTTQNQVAASISQAKADADQRLKMAEQAVQIAENRAQAEAAPLLELGKTLAAMHAEGGKPALDSYLRNARLPLREKAAQTVLKL, from the coding sequence ATGGACTACTACTCCCCTATCGAATCCTTGTCCGGTCTGATCCTCGGGGTCGGCCTTGCCGCTTTGCTCACGCTGCTGTTCGGCGTTTATACCATCGGGCCGACCGAACGCGGCGTGCTCACCACCTTCGGCCGCGCCCAGCGCACTCCCGGCTCCACCGCCGAGGATCCCGTGCTCGCACCGCTGCTCACGGACGAGGAAAAGCAGCGCTATAACTATCCGTGCGTGCGCGTCATCCAGCCGGGCGGCCCGTATTTCAAGTGGCCGTGGCAGAAGCTCTACAAGGTCGATATGACCATCCAAACCGTCGACATCACCTGGGATCCGGATGTGCGCCAGGACTCCATCGAGGCCGTCACCAAGGACAACCTCACCGTGCAGATCTCGGGTCAGATCCGGTGGAAACCGTGCGAGCGCAACCTCTACGCCTACCTGTTCGGCATCTCGCGCCCGGCCGCCCACGTGGTCGGGTACTTCATCTCGGTGCTGCGCGACCGCATCGCCACCTTTCACGGCGAGGCCGCCGAGGGCGCAGTCGAGGGCGTTTCCATCAACGACCTGCGGCGCAACCTTTCGCTGATTAACAGCTTTATGGAGGACGCCTGCCGCAAGACCGCTGCCCGCTACGGCATCGATCTCGACGCCGCTCTCATCACCAACATCGACCCGCCGAGCGACGTCGACGAGGCCCTCGCGTCCATCAACACCACGCAGAACCAGGTCGCCGCCTCGATCAGCCAAGCCAAGGCGGACGCCGACCAGCGCCTCAAAATGGCCGAGCAGGCCGTGCAAATCGCCGAGAACCGCGCGCAGGCCGAGGCCGCGCCGCTGCTGGAGCTGGGTAAAACCCTCGCCGCCATGCACGCCGAGGGTGGTAAGCCCGCGCTCGACAGTTATCTGCGCAACGCCCGCCTTCCCTTGCGCGAAAAGGCCGCCCAAACCGTGCTTAAACTCTAA